A single Pan troglodytes isolate AG18354 chromosome X, NHGRI_mPanTro3-v2.0_pri, whole genome shotgun sequence DNA region contains:
- the WAS gene encoding actin nucleation-promoting factor WAS: protein MSGGPMGGRPGGRGAPTVQQNIPSTLLQDHENQRLFEMLGRKCLTLATAVVQLYLALPPGAEHWTKEHCGAVCFVKDNPQKSYFIRLYGLQAGRLLWEQELYSQLVYSTPTPFFHTFAGDDCQAGLNFADEDEAQAFRALVQEKIQKRNQRQSGDRRQLPPPPTPANEERRGGLPPLPPHPGGDQGGPPVGPLSLGLATVDIQNPDITSSRYRGLPAPGPSPADKKRSGKKKISKADIGAPSGFKHVSHVGWDPQNGFDVNNLDPDLRSLFSRAGISEAQLTDAETSKLIYDFIEDQGGLEAVRQEMRRQEPLPPPPPPSRGGNQLPRPPIVGGNKGRSGPLPPVPLGVAPPPPTPRGPPPPGRGGPPPPPPPATGRSGPLPPPPPGAGGPPMPPPPPPPPPPPSSGNGPAPPPLPPALVPAGGLAPGGGRGALLDQIRQGIQLNKTPGAPESSALQPPPQSSEGLVGALMHVMQKRSRAIHSSDEGEDQAGDEDEDDEWDD, encoded by the exons ATGAGTGGGGGCCCAATGGGAGGAAGGCCCGGGGGCCGAGGAGCACCAACGGTTCAGCAGAACATACCCTCCACCCTCCTCCAGGACCACGAGAACCAGCGACTCTTTGAGATGCTTGGACGAAAATGCTTG ACGCTGGCCACTGCAGTTGTTCAGCTGTACCTGGCGCTGCCCCCTGGAGCTGAGCACTGGACCAAGGAGCATTGTGGGGCTGTGTGCTTCGTGAAGGATAACCCCCAGAAGTCCTACTTCATCCGCCTTTACGGCCTTCAG GCTGGTCGGCTGCTCTGGGAACAGGAGCTGTACTCACAGCTTGTctactccacccccacccccttcttCCACACCTTCGCTGGAGAT GACTGCCAAGCAGGGCTGAACTTTGCAGACGAGGACGAGGCCCAGGCCTTCCGGGCCCTCGTGCAGGAGAAGATACAAAAAAGGAATCAGAGGCAAAGTGGAG ACAGACGCCAGCTACCCCCACCACCAACACCAGCCAATGAAG agagaagaggagggctcccacccctgcccccgcATCCAGGTGGAGACCAAGGAG GCCCTCCAGTGGGTCCGCTCTCCCTGGGGCTGGCGACAGTGGACATCCAGAACCCTGACATCACGAGTTCACGATACCGTGGGCTCCCAGCACCTGGACCTAGCCCAGCTGATAAGAAACGCTCAGGGAAGAAGAAGATCAGCAAAGCTGATATTGGTGCACCCAGCGGATTCAA GCATGTCAGCCACGTGGGGTGGGACCCCCAGAATGGATTTGAC GTGAACAACCTCGACCCGGATCTGCGGAGTCTGTTCTCCAGGGCAGGAATCAGCGAGGCCCAGCTCACCGACGCCGAGACCTCTAAACTTATCTACGACTTCATTGAGGACCAGGGTGGGCTGGAGGCTGTGCGGCAGGAGATGAGGCGCCAGG AGCCACTTCCGCCGCCCCCACCGCCATCTCGAGGAGGGAACCAGCTCCCCCGGCCCCCTATTGTGGGGGGTAACAAGGGTCGTTCTGGTCCACTGCCCCCTGTACCTTTGGGGgttgccccacccccaccaacacCCCGgggacccccacccccaggccgaGGGGGccctccaccaccaccccctCCAGCTACTGGACGTTCTGGACCACTGCCCCCTCCACCCCCTGGAGCTGGTGGGCCACCCAtgccaccaccaccgccaccaccgcCACCGCCGCCCAGCTCCGGGAATGGAccagcccctcccccactccctcctgCTCTGGTGCCTGCCGGGGGCCTGGCCCCTGGTGGGGGTCGGGGAGCACTTTTGGATCAAATCCGGCAGGGAATTCAGCTGAACAAG ACCCCTGGGGCCCCAGAGAGCTCAGCGCTGCAGC